A window of the Gemmatirosa kalamazoonensis genome harbors these coding sequences:
- a CDS encoding DMT family transporter: MSVAALSLVLAAAFVHATWNLLAKRVSATTSAPAFVWLYGALSAALYTPAALWVLRDAPPLGALDLGLVAGSALVHLAYFLVLQRGYRDGDLSVVYPLARGTGPLLSATAAVVLLGERPSVVAVAGMLLVVIGVLLFASPGNGEGSRRAGVAFGLATGVLIAAYTVWDKYAVATRGISPLLMEWATSLARVLLLAPVAWKGRTLVREAWRRHRAAALGVGVLNPLSYLLVMIAMRTTPVSYLAPAREISILVGAVMGARILKEGDVARRLVAAAVMLLGVLALALG; the protein is encoded by the coding sequence GTGTCCGTCGCCGCGCTGTCGCTCGTGCTGGCCGCCGCGTTCGTCCACGCGACGTGGAACCTGCTCGCGAAGCGCGTGAGCGCGACGACGAGCGCACCGGCGTTCGTGTGGCTGTACGGCGCGCTGTCGGCGGCGCTGTACACGCCCGCGGCGCTGTGGGTGCTGCGCGACGCGCCGCCGCTCGGTGCGCTCGATCTCGGGCTCGTGGCCGGCAGCGCGCTCGTGCACCTGGCGTACTTCCTCGTGCTCCAGCGCGGCTACCGCGACGGCGATCTGTCGGTCGTCTACCCGCTCGCGCGCGGCACGGGGCCGCTGCTGTCGGCGACCGCGGCGGTGGTTCTGTTAGGCGAGCGGCCGAGCGTGGTCGCCGTCGCGGGCATGCTGCTCGTGGTGATCGGCGTGCTGCTGTTCGCGTCGCCGGGAAATGGCGAGGGCTCGCGCCGCGCGGGTGTGGCGTTCGGGCTGGCCACCGGGGTGCTGATCGCCGCGTACACCGTGTGGGACAAGTACGCGGTGGCGACGCGCGGGATCTCGCCGCTCCTCATGGAGTGGGCGACGAGCCTCGCGCGGGTGCTGCTGCTCGCGCCGGTCGCGTGGAAGGGGCGAACGCTCGTGCGCGAGGCGTGGCGGCGGCACCGCGCCGCCGCGCTCGGCGTCGGCGTGCTGAACCCGCTGTCCTACCTGCTCGTGATGATCGCGATGCGCACGACGCCGGTGTCGTACCTCGCGCCGGCGCGCGAGATCAGCATTCTCGTGGGCGCGGTGATGGGCGCGCGGATCCTGAAGGAGGGCGACGTCGCGCGGCGCCTCGTCGCGGCGGCGGTGATGCTGTTAGGCGTGCTCGCGCTCGCGTTAGGCTAG